One window of Pseudacidobacterium ailaaui genomic DNA carries:
- a CDS encoding sugar transferase — MVTRSVAGLSFASIPRRTEDQEHFLQKLAHEWRRAERSRRPLLLVLFEAADGDATQLKRIPQLVAPDTRETDIWGWFEQNTILGAIFAELGNTSVDEARDSIVRKIRRSLDASAIKNVHLSAYVLPARFASGQRDQEEDLSQVFSVLAPREKQFQQAVKRVGDILGSSLLLFFLSPLFALIAIAVKCTSGGPILYRQTRVGQHGRHFTFMKFRSMKAGNDPSLHEAYCRKLIEGKAEKHKDENGAEVFKITSDPRITPVGKFLRKTSLDELPQLWNVLRGEMSLVGPRPPIPYEVSCYDVWHRRRVLEVKPGMTGLWQVRGRNRTTFDEMVRLDLRYAHKWSLWLDLKILLETPFAVLKGAH, encoded by the coding sequence ATGGTGACTCGATCCGTTGCAGGACTCTCATTTGCCTCAATCCCAAGGCGAACGGAAGACCAGGAACACTTCCTGCAGAAACTGGCGCACGAGTGGAGACGCGCTGAGCGATCACGCCGCCCGCTCCTGCTTGTTCTATTCGAGGCCGCTGACGGCGATGCAACACAATTGAAGAGAATTCCGCAGCTTGTTGCACCAGACACCCGTGAGACGGACATCTGGGGATGGTTTGAACAGAACACAATTCTGGGCGCTATTTTCGCAGAGTTGGGGAACACCTCAGTAGATGAAGCTCGCGACTCCATTGTGAGAAAAATCCGCAGATCGCTGGACGCCTCTGCAATTAAAAATGTTCATCTCTCAGCCTATGTTTTACCGGCCCGCTTTGCGTCCGGGCAAAGAGATCAGGAGGAAGACCTGTCTCAAGTTTTCTCCGTTCTTGCACCCAGGGAAAAGCAATTCCAGCAAGCAGTCAAGCGCGTGGGAGACATATTAGGGTCATCTCTGTTGTTGTTTTTTCTTTCTCCTCTTTTTGCTTTGATCGCAATTGCGGTCAAATGCACCTCCGGAGGACCCATACTTTACCGTCAGACTCGGGTGGGGCAGCATGGGAGACATTTTACTTTCATGAAGTTCCGCTCCATGAAGGCCGGCAATGACCCTTCGCTCCATGAAGCCTATTGTCGCAAGCTAATTGAGGGCAAGGCCGAAAAACACAAGGACGAAAACGGAGCAGAGGTATTTAAAATTACGAGCGACCCTCGCATCACTCCCGTTGGCAAATTTCTGCGCAAAACAAGTCTGGACGAGCTTCCCCAACTTTGGAATGTACTCAGAGGCGAGATGTCGCTGGTCGGCCCTCGGCCGCCTATCCCTTATGAAGTCTCTTGCTACGACGTGTGGCACAGAAGACGGGTGCTTGAAGTGAAGCCCGGAATGACCGGGCTATGGCAAGTACGCGGGCGTAACCGCACCACCTTTGACGAAATGGTACGGCTCGATCTTCGCTACGCCCATAAATGGTCTCTCTGGCTGGATCTGAAAATCCTTCTGGAAACACCCTTTGCCGTGCTGAAGGGAGCGCACTAA
- a CDS encoding glycosyltransferase family 2 protein, whose protein sequence is MPDPLVSVIIPTYNRAHSLGQAIESVLKQRYSELEIIVIDDGSTDHTAALLTQKYPQVSYAWQSNRGPSAARNHGVRISSGEIIMFLDSDDTWLPGKVRRQVDLLQKAGSSVCCCVTNAILRGERGEHRLSFEVAEIFPRLPQGLWTNPSQVLASRFLFFNQVAAVRRDALLLCKGFDEQLTLLEDWDLALRLSELGSWVYTIEPFAVWNPNSNESLVTRASKDRISLRESALCVHKNALARAQGALNQSSMKLLDRKIKSTQHELLGLRLSRSRNPLKKVLGNGISLAERGSAALFKRSRYWPAMEVTALSHHPVRDFAAATA, encoded by the coding sequence ATGCCGGACCCCCTGGTAAGCGTCATCATCCCTACTTACAATCGCGCCCATTCGTTAGGACAGGCCATTGAGAGTGTTCTAAAGCAGCGATATTCTGAGCTGGAGATCATCGTGATTGACGATGGCTCTACCGATCACACTGCAGCACTCCTCACGCAGAAGTATCCACAGGTATCTTATGCATGGCAGAGCAATCGGGGACCCTCAGCCGCACGGAACCATGGTGTTCGCATCTCCTCCGGTGAGATCATCATGTTTCTTGACTCCGATGATACCTGGCTTCCAGGCAAGGTGCGACGCCAGGTAGATTTGCTGCAGAAGGCCGGGTCTTCTGTCTGCTGCTGCGTCACAAATGCCATTCTGCGCGGAGAGCGTGGAGAGCACAGACTTTCGTTTGAAGTAGCAGAAATCTTTCCTCGCCTTCCACAAGGTCTTTGGACCAACCCTTCACAAGTGCTGGCCTCCAGATTTCTCTTCTTTAATCAGGTCGCAGCAGTCCGGCGCGACGCTTTGCTTCTCTGCAAAGGATTCGATGAACAACTGACCTTGCTGGAAGATTGGGACCTGGCCCTCCGTCTCTCTGAACTCGGTTCGTGGGTCTACACCATCGAACCTTTCGCTGTCTGGAACCCGAATAGCAATGAGAGCCTCGTGACTCGCGCAAGTAAAGACCGAATTTCACTGCGGGAATCGGCGCTATGTGTACATAAAAACGCTCTGGCCAGGGCCCAAGGAGCCCTCAATCAATCATCCATGAAATTACTCGATCGCAAGATCAAAAGCACGCAACACGAACTGTTGGGCTTGCGCCTTTCGCGCTCCAGGAATCCATTGAAGAAGGTACTGGGAAATGGAATTTCGTTGGCTGAACGAGGCAGCGCTGCCCTGTTTAAGAGGTCTCGCTACTGGCCGGCCATGGAAGTTACAGCCTTAAGCCATCATCCCGTGAGAGATTTTGCAGCAGCCACCGCATAA